TACAGCCCACTCTGGCCTGCTGTCAGCACCGGGATAGAGGGAGTAGAATGAGTCCGGGGCCCTGGAGAGGTTGGAGTACTGGTGGATTTATTCTGTAAGACACAAGGGAGAACATTACAAAATCTCTTAATTTTtctatcccccccccccattgcctATATAGCAACATCATTTGCGGAGGGAGTGACACGTGCCAAACATACAAACACATCCTACACTTTCTCTTGCTTAAGCCTCACATCAAATCCTAAGAGATGGACACACTCAAATTATAGGTGACAAAACTGAGGCAAATAGGTTAAACAGCTTGTAAATAAACACAGGGGTGTAGGCCAAGTCAGTGGGCCGAAACAAAGCCTATGCTTGTAACTACTACACTCAGAAACTCCCTGAGCCAAATGCTAAGAGAGAAACCTGTAAACATCTGTCTGACACATCGTGATCCTCTGTGCCACCTAGCCCTGAAACGTGTCTGTTTTCCCCAAACCAGCCCAACTGCTGCCATCCTGCCACACTTTGTCTCCTCTCACTGCCCTACATCAAGTGCTCCCCCTCCAGTGTTGTTACTCCATTCCCAAGTCTCCTTTATGGAAGATGTTACCCCATCTCACCACAGACAGTAGAGGTTTTGTGGGATTGAACTCCTTAGCATTGGGATTCAATGTTGACTTCTTTACTTgtctatgagaaaaaaataaagtaaatcctCATGGCTTGCTCCTCAACATCCAACACCCACCCAGCTCCTACTTCACTCACTCGGCAACAGGGCCCTCATCCTTGTCATCGCCCTTGATGAGGCCCACTGGGGGGCTGCCGGTTTGGCTTGGGCAAGGTGTTGGGGGCTGATCTGGCCCCTCGGTGCCTCctcctggaggcaggggtggTTTGTCCTCCTTATCCAATATGGACTCTGTCTTGGAGGAGACTGGGGACCCCATGGGCTCTGAAGTCAGTAGACCATcaacttccttctctttccctttggcCTCCTCCTTTAAGATCCGGGGAGGAAAAGGATCCAAGCTGGTCTCCGGAGAGCTACTGGGCTGAAgctggaaggagagaaacacacataTAACACTGGTCCAGACCCAAGGTCCTGCCACTTTCTTTCATGCCTGCTCTCATCTCTTGTACCCACCTAGTCCTGTGCCTCCCCTGGGAGCTCCCCACACCCATTCCACCTTCATCCTGTTAACATCTTAGCTCGTTCCCACACTTCTCTCACCTTAAACTGGGCTCCAAACTTTCTCAGTTCTTCCAGTTGAAAGCGTTTCTGTTCATTCTGAAGGCCAGGGACTATGAGAAACAGcgataaaggagaaaatatacatttcctttcttaaagGTGGCTACACACCACCAGTAGCccacaagacaaaaaaagaaaaaagggctcTTGGAAATCCTATCAGAAAAATTAGGATCAAAGGTCTAACAGACATTGTTTTTGAATTTCAACAACGTTCTTAACTGAAATGCTCTCCTAATCAAAGGAGCATTATACTTTGGCAGAACAAAACAATCCTCACCTTTCCCAGACATTCGGGACAGCTCCTGGGATTCCAGAGTTCTCCCAGGTTCCTTGACCACAAGTTCTTTTACTGagcaagaagagagagagatgcctAAAGGTCTTTCTTCCCAGAACCACAGTTCACACTGTCCACAGCCCTTGACCATCTGGCTCTTACCATCTGTGGGGGCCAGTGAAATCTTTGGAGAAGCTGGGGAAATGGAGCCTACTCCAGGGTCCACAACTGATGATGTCACAGGAATGGAAGCTGATGAGGTTGGTACTGCTGAGCCGATGGGAGGCTCAGTACAAGAAGCTGagactggggcaggggcagccgaTTTGGGGGAGCGTGGGGGGTACATCCGGCCAactggaagaaaagggaaagctgTAAAATGGTTACTGCTGGTCAACAAGCCACGGGGACAAAAACCTTATTAAAACACCAAGAaaaatttatctactttttcttaaagactttattcattcatttttagagaaagagaaacactgatgtgtgaggaacatctccatcagctgcctctcacccGCCCCcaaccaggcacgtgccccaactgggaatcgaaccagtgaccttttggttcacaagctggagcccaacccactgaaccacattgGCCAGGACTATCCACTTTTTTATACGTAGAATTGGAAACCTAAATGCCTGCAAGGGCAAGGCAGGTAACAAGGAGATAAAATGGCTTCATGAGCACCATGAAAGGACTTAAAGGGGCAGTCATGACTCAGTTCCAGCCAAATGGAGCTACGCAGCAAGACACGTCAGTGCTAGCAGAACCTCttgtatttcaaaaaaattgaaaattttctttgatttctgctgttgtaaatattttttacaactaatttaaataaagacaTCTACCAGTCACACATGCCCATAAATTGTCACACTGGGGTTTCTGCAAGAGGGAAACTGAAAAAATCTTTCCTAAAAACTGTAAGCCCAAACCTCTCAAAATATCTTTCGTATCTTGAACCTGTCTCGCACACTCTAGCATTCCAacaactgattttatttatatacccCTACAAATTTCTATCCATTTCTTCCTATAAGACTGCTGAAATTTTACCTGCAGGAGGTGGTGGAACAGAAGCTTCTCCAGAAGGCCTACTGCTGGGTGAAGACAGAGTCTTAGCACCTCTCACAGGCCGAGGTGCCTTAGGGGACATGCGGGAagggcctattttttttttaaagatgggaaaaaaGATGAAGAGTACCTGTTACTACATTACTACCAATCCATCATCCTTCCAACCCATCTAAAGCCATTTAATTATCCTTCCCAACTCTTTCCTGTCCTCCATAAAAGTCTGCTTCATAACTTACCTCCATTAATACCACGTGTCTCAGAACCCGGGCCAGGGCTGCTATTGTCAAGATGGTGAGGGCCACGAGGTGGCAAAGAGCTAAGGCAAGGCCGGCCACCTCGAGAACTACTGCATCGAACTCCTCCCCGGGGACCTTCCCGAACTCGTTGGGGTAGAGGGATATATTTTCCctccctgggggaaaaaaatttaagtgagaTCAAATAGCCACAAAACCCACACATTGTGGAAAGATAAAGCCCTTCCTTCTAAAGTAtatgcgcgcgcacacacacacacacactgctcgGCTCTGGCTTTTTGCACTATCTCACCTGAAAAACTGTCCTGGTTTAATGTTCTGTGGCTACAGGCTTATGACCTTATGCTATGTCAACCCTGACCAGACCAACCAGGCTGATGCTCCACAAATCTACCACTCTTGACCTATGAGAAAGGTAGTATCACACTGCAGGTCAAGGCGcatctttttaaagatacagatcacataatttgattttattttcacaaagagaagaacGAGGCATACATGTATATGACTatgcagagaaaaaaagggaaagaatataTACCGAAACtctgaaacaaaatttttttccaaatccaCAAACTTTAGCCTTGTTACtatgggcaaatcacttaaccactctagattttattttttaattaattttaaaactattttatttttatttcagagagagggagaaacagcaatgGGAGAAACTTGAACGGCTGCCTTCTGTAGGTGCCCCAGGGGTATCAAAcatgcatcccaggcatgtgtcctgactgggaatcaaacctgtgagtCTTTGGTTCTCAAGATGAtgctcaactaactgagccacaccagccagaatgacACTATAGattttaatctttcaaaataacAACTGGGAATAACTATTCATCAACCTACATCACATATGGCTGTGAGGCTTAAACAAGAGTATACAAAACTCTTGGCCCACACAATGAGCCCCAAATATACCAGGCTGCCCCCAGCAATTACCTAGATACCAAGCTGGGGCTCTCCCGTCCTGAACCCTGCCGCTGGACTGCACTGTGCTTCTCCTCTTCAGTGCGTCCATCATCATTTTCCATGGCGATCCGCAGGCGGTACTGGGGACTCGATTCAATTTCCCGAGCCAACTGGGCTGCACGCAGCTCCCGCTGACGAAATTCTTCCGAGTTGTCCTTCTCTAAGGGCACCCTGAGAGGACCACCAGAGACCATCACCACCCCAGTGCCAGGCAATGAAAGGAAAGACATTTCTACCAGTCCTATCACAAGCTCAAGTATGTGGGTGTTTAACTTCTTCAACAATATATTTAATGGGCAGCTACTAGGTCCCAGACAGAGCAGCAAGGTATCTTTGAATATGGGGCACATATAAATAAgtatttaagtacattttaagtTCTAGAGAAAAAGTATGGACAAGTAGATAAGCAGTTAATTCTACCCATGAGATGGTCTGGAACCAAGgccaaaagaaaacttttaagagcagttcacaaaacaaaacaggggtggggagagggcaacATGAACACCCAGAAAAGCATGAACAAAAGCTATGTTTCACCTAGAGACCTGCCCTTCTGTTGGTGACCCCACGCCTCATACTGCACCACATGGAGAGTACCAAGACACTCACGTGTAAGATGAGAGACTGCTATCATAGGTGGTCTTTACACCATAGTTCTCCTCATTGAACTTGAACATTTCATTGGGGTCCCATCCGTTGGactagggagggaggagggagacttTTAAAACCCAACAAGGAAAGCAACAATGACCTGTCATTCTCCATCAggctgaaaaactaaaaaaaaaaaaaaaaaatctgaccacACCAAAAGTGGAAAAACTGGAACACAGCTGGCAAGAATATCAACTAGAACTATAACAAATTTTCAGTAACAAATCCATTTCCAGATTTACATCCCAGAGAAATTCTGGTATATATGCATGGGCATACATATTCTAAAAATTCAGTAAGGCACTATAAGGGCCAAAAACCACAAAACAGTAAGGAAAGAGATAAATACAATTTGGCAGGTATACATACGTGGGTACATAAGTAGAATAGTATACAATAAGTTAAAAGCATTGAACTAGATCTATGTAGCAACAGGTTAACACTCAAAAACAGGCAGGGAAAGTAAATTCTTATGCaaattaaatagcaaaataatgCATTCACTCatgaaaaattctaaatgatTCAAACTATAGCAGTAGCTGTTTTTCAGAAGGGAAATGGGCCTACACAGTACTCACTcttgtttatactttttattaagttgaaaaaaaaaaaaaaatgacttgaaGCTGCCAATCAGATGGTGGGAGAACAGGTATTTTTGTTTcgttattttctgtacctttccaTTTGGAAGCTGACTGTCACAAACAGGCAAAGGTAAATgattttcctcccccctcccagaaGCAACTAGGTTCCAAGAATGACGTTAGTGTCAATAACCCACATTCTGGCAGCAGAGCTGCCAAGCTCTCAGGATCTCAGGGAAGGAGACTGTACCATGTCAGACTCGAGGTCGTAGTCATCGCTGTTGCTGTCACCCCCCTCCCAGCGCTGAAGCACCTTCTCTTTGTGCTCCCCATTCACCTTCGAGTTCATGGCAATAGCTGAATCAGTGAACTTGTCTGTGGGGGCAGAGTTGAAGATCAGGAGTCATATCATATTTCACAGGTGGTTCCCCCAAATATCTCTTTCCTTGCCCACAAGTTGTCAGAAGCAAAGAAAAGTTTATGTATGCCAGGGTTTGGGGATAAGGGGTGGGCAGGCGCAGCATAAAAACCCTTaacttagccctggccaggtagctcagttggttagagcactgtccagATATGCTGAGGTTACAGGTTTTATCTCCAGCctgggcacatatgagaatcaaccaatgaatgcatcaattaAGTGGAGTAACAAACTGacgtctctctcctcctctcttaaaacaaacaaacaaaactccctCATCTTAATAGTTCAGAagcacccctggctggtgtagctcagtggattgagcatgggcctgtgaatcaaagggtggtcagttcaattcccagtcaagacacatgcctgggttgcaggccaggtcctcagtgggggacgcgtgagaggcaaccacacattgatgtttctctccctctttctccctccctcccactctctctagaagtaaaaaaaaaactttaaatgttcataAGCAGCAAGgagttcaaaacaaagaaaataaaagaatcacaACATAAGCCAAATTTGTCCCACTTTATCTTAGACATCAAGATACATTCCCAAAAGGGAAAAATCCAGCCATCTTCCTTGGGGGGAAGGTGTATGTGTATAGGGGCGGGGAGATGGTAAAGTGGGTGgttatgggggtggggtggaatggggataaatcaaatcatcatgtaactgctctctgctctccactcaCAGAATGGGTCTGACATAATAGCCCGGCACAATACCTTTAGTTGCATAATTGAAGTCAACATTTCGGAAGTGAACAAGCATGACATCACTTGGTTTGAACACCATGGTGTCCACGATGTCTTCCCGACGGGGGCCACCTACTGGCTCAGATGCCTTCCGGTGCACAGCGTCTACAGCCAGTTCAAACTAAAAAAGTTCCATTTCCCAACACCCAAGGGTCAGTATCAACAAACATGAAGgcaaaaatatgattatttttctcttaccctTTCTAAACTTTCCCCAACACCATGCATATATAACATCTTCTTGATATCAATCACAGGACTCAGCACAAGTCCTCAAATTaaactttcacattttaaacttttaagcATTTTTACATTAAAGTATCCAGCCCTCAAATTTCAGACCTACGTCTTTCATTGCTTGTAGCTGCAAGCTTCAAAATGTAGCTCCAGCACACGCTGAAATAGCCACAATGTTGTCCAATACCACTCAATTCACATCTTCAATAAGCCTACTTCATTCTCCTACTCCTTGCATGCAACTCCAAAAATAAGCTAGTTTGTGTACACTGACCTTTGAGCTCAGAGTCTTGAAGATACCTTCATAGGTAGCGCCATTCTTCACCTTCACATCACAAGTGGAGCCCTgggaaagtgggaaaaataagaaGAGTGTCTCCAGCAAACAGACACATTACATCCTTCAAACAAAGTATCCACTTACCACAACAGCTGTAAGAAAATGCAGCATTCTGGAATTGTTGTAAACACCCTCAAATACCTGTCAGTAATAcaggagggagaaataaacagcCAGTCAGCTTCTTACCTTCCTTCTGAATGTCCACACTCCACATATGACCACCTTGTATGTGCTGGGCCCCTGCTTCTGAGCCCACCAGACTATTTCTGCACCTAATCTGTCCTATATTCCCACATATCTCTTTTAAGACTTTGTACCGTTGGGGACACTCaccggtgactgtgggggtcccTTTCCTGTGCTCTGTCCcctataaaaggaaatgaaaaactgGTTATTTAAATGTGTTCAATTCCCCCTACACAATTAATTTTAAAGGACTTGGTATTTTAGAACCACATACCATGTGAAAATGCTGATCTAAGCTACAATTAATCAACAAGGTTTTCAAACTCTCACCTTAGAGAGAAAAAAGGCATACACACTATAAACCATTAGACACATTTCCTCCAAATGCCAGCAAAACAGACCTCAATCAACAACCATTGCCTCACTTTCTCCAAGGGGCCAGAGCGTCATGCTTCCACGAGACCAATGTTATGCAGTATTCGATAACTAATCACCCATCTCAGATGTAAAACAGGAAGCTCAGGGAACGCAGCTTCCTAAGTACCAGGCTCAGGCACCTTATCTCCCAAATAGGAAATACAATCATTTTCAGAGCCTTATGCCTCAAACCCTGGTAGGAGGGATAGTCCCTCTGCAACCCACCCTGTCGACCACCTTACTCATTTAGCTAGTTACCCACCTTGGGAGGGGTCCTCAGTCCCCTGATAATCCTGCTCTTCTCTGGCTGATGTAACCAGCGGTTTAGGAGGGTGCTCAGGGGGCCattggcagggctgggggacagcGCAGCCGCAAAAGGCATCCACCGGGAGGCCTCACCCGGTCTGCGACTGCGCACTAAGCCCCAAGGGACTCTTCAAAATACCCCCTCCCGCGATCAGAAGCCACTGCGCCTGCGTGTACCGCCACGCTCAATTCCTTTAACCCATACACACTAGAAACCAAGTGGAGTGTCTCCCACCTAGCaacgaacccccccccccccacacacactctcactcCCACACTGCCCTACGTTACCCTGGGCTCCCAAGTGCCGAGGTCATGAGACAGAGAATCCACGCGCACGTACGTAAGGAGCGCGCGCGCTCTAAAGGTTCCCGGGCCGCAGTCCTCCCAGTGGTCTCTCCTTTCGTtcttcccccgcccaccccgctcCCC
This sequence is a window from Phyllostomus discolor isolate MPI-MPIP mPhyDis1 chromosome 3, mPhyDis1.pri.v3, whole genome shotgun sequence. Protein-coding genes within it:
- the ATXN2L gene encoding ataxin-2-like protein isoform X8, with amino-acid sequence MLKPQPPQQTSQPQQPSPTQQAVARRPPGGTSPPNGGFSGPLASTSAPSGPPAASCPGPAAAIGSGLRRGAESILAPQPPPPPQQQQQQHQERPGAAAIGSARGQSTGKGPPQSPVFEGVYNNSRMLHFLTAVVGSTCDVKVKNGATYEGIFKTLSSKFELAVDAVHRKASEPVGGPRREDIVDTMVFKPSDVMLVHFRNVDFNYATKDKFTDSAIAMNSKVNGEHKEKVLQRWEGGDSNSDDYDLESDMSNGWDPNEMFKFNEENYGVKTTYDSSLSSYTVPLEKDNSEEFRQRELRAAQLAREIESSPQYRLRIAMENDDGRTEEEKHSAVQRQGSGRESPSLVSREGKYIPLPQRVREGPRGGVRCSSSRGGRPCLSSLPPRGPHHLDNSSPGPGSETRGINGGPSRMSPKAPRPVRGAKTLSSPSSRPSGEASVPPPPAAFPFLPVGRMYPPRSPKSAAPAPVSASCTEPPIGSAVPTSSASIPVTSSVVDPGVGSISPASPKISLAPTDVKELVVKEPGRTLESQELSRMSGKVPGLQNEQKRFQLEELRKFGAQFKLQPSSSPETSLDPFPPRILKEEAKGKEKEVDGLLTSEPMGSPVSSKTESILDKEDKPPLPPGGGTEGPDQPPTPCPSQTGSPPVGLIKGDDKDEGPVAEQVKKSTLNPNAKEFNPTKPLLSVNKSTSTPTSPGPRTHSTPSIPVLTAGQSGLYSPQYISYIPQIHMGPAVQAPQMYPYPVSNSVPGQQGKYRGAKGSLPPQRSDQHQPASAPPMMQAAAAAGPPLVAATPYSSYIPYNPQQFPGQPAMMQPMAHYPSQPVFAPMLQSNPRMLTSGSHPQAIVSSSTPQYPSAEQPTPQALYATVHQSYPHHATQLHAHQPQPATTPTGSQPQSQHAAPSPVQHQAGQAPHLGSGQPQQNLYHPGALTGTPPSLPPGPSAQSPQSSFPQPAAVYAIHAHQQLPHGFTNMAHVTQAHVQTGITAAPPPHPGAPHPPQVMLLHPPQSHGGPPQGAVPQSGVPALSASTPSPYPYIGHPQGEQPGQAPGFPGGADDRIPPLPPPGELKIVLAAT
- the ATXN2L gene encoding ataxin-2-like protein isoform X13; amino-acid sequence: MLKPQPPQQTSQPQQPSPTQQAVARRPPGGTSPPNGGFSGPLASTSAPSGPPAASCPGPAAAIGSGLRRGAESILAPQPPPPPQQQQQQHQERPGAAAIGSARGQSTGKGPPQSPVFEGVYNNSRMLHFLTAVVGSTCDVKVKNGATYEGIFKTLSSKFELAVDAVHRKASEPVGGPRREDIVDTMVFKPSDVMLVHFRNVDFNYATKDKFTDSAIAMNSKVNGEHKEKVLQRWEGGDSNSDDYDLESDMSNGWDPNEMFKFNEENYGVKTTYDSSLSSYTVPLEKDNSEEFRQRELRAAQLAREIESSPQYRLRIAMENDDGRTEEEKHSAVQRQGSGRESPSLVSREGKYIPLPQRVREGPRGGVRCSSSRGGRPCLSSLPPRGPHHLDNSSPGPGSETRGINGGPSRMSPKAPRPVRGAKTLSSPSSRPSGEASVPPPPAVGRMYPPRSPKSAAPAPVSASCTEPPIGSAVPTSSASIPVTSSVVDPGVGSISPASPKISLAPTDVKELVVKEPGRTLESQELSRMSGKVPGLQNEQKRFQLEELRKFGAQFKLQPSSSPETSLDPFPPRILKEEAKGKEKEVDGLLTSEPMGSPVSSKTESILDKEDKPPLPPGGGTEGPDQPPTPCPSQTGSPPVGLIKGDDKDEGPVAEQVKKSTLNPNAKEFNPTKPLLSVNKSTSTPTSPGPRTHSTPSIPVLTAGQSGLYSPQYISYIPQIHMGPAVQAPQMYPYPVSNSVPGQQGKYRGAKGSLPPQRSDQHQPASAPPMMQAAAAAGPPLVAATPYSSYIPYNPQQFPGQPAMMQPMAHYPSQPVFAPMLQSNPRMLTSGSHPQAIVSSSTPQYPSAEQPTPQALYATVHQSYPHHATQLHAHQPQPATTPTGSQPQSQHAAPSPVQHQAGQAPHLGSGQPQQNLYHPGALTGTPPSLPPGPSAQSPQSSFPQPAAVYAIHAHQQLPHGFTNMAHVTQAHVQTGITAAPPPHPGAPHPPQVMLLHPPQSHGGPPQGAVPQSGVPALSASTPSPYPYIGHPQVQSHPSQQLPFHPPGN
- the ATXN2L gene encoding ataxin-2-like protein isoform X12, translating into MLKPQPPQQTSQPQQPSPTQQAVARRPPGGTSPPNGGFSGPLASTSAPSGPPAASCPGPAAAIGSGLRRGAESILAPQPPPPPQQQQQQHQERPGAAAIGSARGQSTGKGPPQSPVFEGVYNNSRMLHFLTAVVGSTCDVKVKNGATYEGIFKTLSSKFELAVDAVHRKASEPVGGPRREDIVDTMVFKPSDVMLVHFRNVDFNYATKDKFTDSAIAMNSKVNGEHKEKVLQRWEGGDSNSDDYDLESDMSNGWDPNEMFKFNEENYGVKTTYDSSLSSYTVPLEKDNSEEFRQRELRAAQLAREIESSPQYRLRIAMENDDGRTEEEKHSAVQRQGSGRESPSLVSREGKYIPLPQRVREGPRGGVRCSSSRGGRPCLSSLPPRGPHHLDNSSPGPGSETRGINGGPSRMSPKAPRPVRGAKTLSSPSSRPSGEASVPPPPAAFPFLPVGRMYPPRSPKSAAPAPVSASCTEPPIGSAVPTSSASIPVTSSVVDPGVGSISPASPKISLAPTDVKELVVKEPGRTLESQELSRMSGKVPGLQNEQKRFQLEELRKFGAQFKLQPSSSPETSLDPFPPRILKEEAKGKEKEVDGLLTSEPMGSPVSSKTESILDKEDKPPLPPGGGTEGPDQPPTPCPSQTGSPPVGLIKGDDKDEGPVAEQVKKSTLNPNAKEFNPTKPLLSVNKSTSTPTSPGPRTHSTPSIPVLTAGQSGLYSPQYISYIPQIHMGPAVQAPQMYPYPVSNSVPGQQGKYRGAKGSLPPQRSDQHQPASAPPMMQAAAAAGPPLVAATPYSSYIPYNPQQFPGQPAMMQPMAHYPSQPVFAPMLQSNPRMLTSGSHPQAIVSSSTPQYPSAEQPTPQALYATVHQSYPHHATQLHAHQPQPATTPTGSQPQSQHAAPSPVQHQAGQAPHLGSGQPQQNLYHPGALTGTPPSLPPGPSAQSPQSSFPQPAAVYAIHAHQQLPHGFTNMAHVTQAHVQTGITAAPPPHPGAPHPPQVMLLHPPQSHGGPPQGAVPQSGVPALSASTPSPYPYIGHPQAPLPPPGELKIVLAAT
- the ATXN2L gene encoding ataxin-2-like protein isoform X14, which translates into the protein MLKPQPPQQTSQPQQPSPTQQAVARRPPGGTSPPNGGFSGPLASTSAPSGPPAASCPGPAAAIGSGLRRGAESILAPQPPPPPQQQQQQHQERPGAAAIGSARGQSTGKGPPQSPVFEGVYNNSRMLHFLTAVVGSTCDVKVKNGATYEGIFKTLSSKFELAVDAVHRKASEPVGGPRREDIVDTMVFKPSDVMLVHFRNVDFNYATKDKFTDSAIAMNSKVNGEHKEKVLQRWEGGDSNSDDYDLESDMSNGWDPNEMFKFNEENYGVKTTYDSSLSSYTVPLEKDNSEEFRQRELRAAQLAREIESSPQYRLRIAMENDDGRTEEEKHSAVQRQGSGRESPSLVSREGKYIPLPQRVREGPRGGVRCSSSRGGRPCLSSLPPRGPHHLDNSSPGPGSETRGINGGPSRMSPKAPRPVRGAKTLSSPSSRPSGEASVPPPPAVGRMYPPRSPKSAAPAPVSASCTEPPIGSAVPTSSASIPVTSSVVDPGVGSISPASPKISLAPTDVKELVVKEPGRTLESQELSRMSGKVPGLQNEQKRFQLEELRKFGAQFKLQPSSSPETSLDPFPPRILKEEAKGKEKEVDGLLTSEPMGSPVSSKTESILDKEDKPPLPPGGGTEGPDQPPTPCPSQTGSPPVGLIKGDDKDEGPVAEQVKKSTLNPNAKEFNPTKPLLSVNKSTSTPTSPGPRTHSTPSIPVLTAGQSGLYSPQYISYIPQIHMGPAVQAPQMYPYPVSNSVPGQQGKYRGAKGSLPPQRSDQHQPASAPPMMQAAAAAGPPLVAATPYSSYIPYNPQQFPGQPAMMQPMAHYPSQPVFAPMLQSNPRMLTSGSHPQAIVSSSTPQYPSAEQPTPQALYATVHQSYPHHATQLHAHQPQPATTPTGSQPQSQHAAPSPVQHQAGQAPHLGSGQPQQNLYHPGALTGTPPSLPPGPSAQSPQSSFPQPAAVYAIHAHQQLPHGFTNMAHVTQAHVQTGITAAPPPHPGAPHPPQVMLLHPPQSHGGPPQGAVPQSGVPALSASTPSPYPYIGHPQAPLPPPGELKIVLAAT
- the ATXN2L gene encoding ataxin-2-like protein isoform X5; translated protein: MLKPQPPQQTSQPQQPSPTQQAVARRPPGGTSPPNGGFSGPLASTSAPSGPPAASCPGPAAAIGSGLRRGAESILAPQPPPPPQQQQQQHQERPGAAAIGSARGQSTGKGPPQSPVFEGVYNNSRMLHFLTAVVGSTCDVKVKNGATYEGIFKTLSSKFELAVDAVHRKASEPVGGPRREDIVDTMVFKPSDVMLVHFRNVDFNYATKDKFTDSAIAMNSKVNGEHKEKVLQRWEGGDSNSDDYDLESDMSNGWDPNEMFKFNEENYGVKTTYDSSLSSYTVPLEKDNSEEFRQRELRAAQLAREIESSPQYRLRIAMENDDGRTEEEKHSAVQRQGSGRESPSLVSREGKYIPLPQRVREGPRGGVRCSSSRGGRPCLSSLPPRGPHHLDNSSPGPGSETRGINGGPSRMSPKAPRPVRGAKTLSSPSSRPSGEASVPPPPAVGRMYPPRSPKSAAPAPVSASCTEPPIGSAVPTSSASIPVTSSVVDPGVGSISPASPKISLAPTDVKELVVKEPGRTLESQELSRMSGKVPGLQNEQKRFQLEELRKFGAQFKLQPSSSPETSLDPFPPRILKEEAKGKEKEVDGLLTSEPMGSPVSSKTESILDKEDKPPLPPGGGTEGPDQPPTPCPSQTGSPPVGLIKGDDKDEGPVAEQVKKSTLNPNAKEFNPTKPLLSVNKSTSTPTSPGPRTHSTPSIPVLTAGQSGLYSPQYISYIPQIHMGPAVQAPQMYPYPVSNSVPGQQGKYRGAKGSLPPQRSDQHQPASAPPMMQAAAAAGPPLVAATPYSSYIPYNPQQFPGQPAMMQPMAHYPSQPVFAPMLQSNPRMLTSGSHPQAIVSSSTPQYPSAEQPTPQALYATVHQSYPHHATQLHAHQPQPATTPTGSQPQSQHAAPSPVQHQAGQAPHLGSGQPQQNLYHPGALTGTPPSLPPGPSAQSPQSSFPQPAAVYAIHAHQQLPHGFTNMAHVTQAHVQTGITAAPPPHPGAPHPPQVMLLHPPQSHGGPPQGAVPQSGVPALSASTPSPYPYIGHPQGEQPGQAPGFPGGADDRIREFSLAGGIWHGRADGLQVGQDARVLGGE
- the ATXN2L gene encoding ataxin-2-like protein isoform X15 encodes the protein MLKPQPPQQTSQPQQPSPTQQAVARRPPGGTSPPNGGFSGPLASTSAPSGPPAASCPGPAAAIGSGLRRGAESILAPQPPPPPQQQQQQHQERPGAAAIGSARGQSTGKGPPQSPVFEGVYNNSRMLHFLTAVVGSTCDVKVKNGATYEGIFKTLSSKFELAVDAVHRKASEPVGGPRREDIVDTMVFKPSDVMLVHFRNVDFNYATKDKFTDSAIAMNSKVNGEHKEKVLQRWEGGDSNSDDYDLESDMSNGWDPNEMFKFNEENYGVKTTYDSSLSSYTVPLEKDNSEEFRQRELRAAQLAREIESSPQYRLRIAMENDDGRTEEEKHSAVQRQGSGRESPSLVSREGKYIPLPQRVREGPRGGVRCSSSRGGRPCLSSLPPRGPHHLDNSSPGPGSETRGINGGPSRMSPKAPRPVRGAKTLSSPSSRPSGEASVPPPPAAFPFLPVGRMYPPRSPKSAAPAPVSASCTEPPIGSAVPTSSASIPVTSSVVDPGVGSISPASPKISLAPTDVKELVVKEPGRTLESQELSRMSGKVPGLQNEQKRFQLEELRKFGAQFKLQPSSSPETSLDPFPPRILKEEAKGKEKEVDGLLTSEPMGSPVSSKTESILDKEDKPPLPPGGGTEGPDQPPTPCPSQTGSPPVGLIKGDDKDEGPVAEQVKKSTLNPNAKEFNPTKPLLSVNKSTSTPTSPGPRTHSTPSIPVLTAGQSGLYSPQYISYIPQIHMGPAVQAPQMYPYPVSNSVPGQQGKYRGAKGSLPPQRSDQHQPASAPPMMQAAAAAGPPLVAATPYSSYIPYNPQQFPGQPAMMQPMAHYPSQPVFAPMLQSNPRMLTSGSHPQAIVSSSTPQYPSAEQPTPQALYATVHQSYPHHATQLHAHQPQPATTPTGSQPQSQHAAPSPVQHQAGQAPHLGSGQPQQNLYHPGALTGTPPSLPPGPSAQSPQSSFPQPAAVYAIHAHQQLPHGFTNMAHVTQAHVQTGITAAPPPHPGAPHPPQVMLLHPPQSHGGPPQGAVPQSGVPALSASTPSPYPYIGHPQALSDPDCLLT